The nucleotide window CACGATCGTCTTAACTGATGCATCTTGATCGATTTCATCTAGAATCGCTGAGAGATCTTTCAGTATTCCGGACGATAGCGCGTTTGCTGGTGGGCTTTGGATGGTGACGATTGCGAGATGGCCTTCTTTTTTCCAAGAAAGATTCTCCATTATGCCAACTCCTTATTACTATGGATTTTCAGCCCATTGGATATTACAAAATGGACTTCTTCCGCCTGTTCCATCAAATCATAACGTTGATCTTTCATCACCCAGTTTGTCACGATCTCATCAAGCGTACCGAAAATGACTTGACGGACAAGCTTGACGTTCAAATGGCCGTGGAAAGTCCCTTCCTCCATACCTTGTGTAAGAATATTGTCGACTAATGCTAAATATCCTTTAAGTACGTCGTTGATTTTCATACGAAGGTTTTTGTTGGACTGACGTAATTCGAGCTGAGTGACGATCGCCAAATGATGATTTTCAGCTAACTGACGAAAATGCATTTCTATTAAAGCATACAACTTTTCGTCCGCTGTGTCATTCTCATCGATGACAGATTCGATTCTTTCGATAAATTGTCCCATTTTTTCTTGAAAAAGCGAGACGAGAATATCTTCTTTATTGTCGAAATAAAGATAGATCGTCCCGTCCGCTACTCCAGCTTTTTTGGCAATTTTCGAAACTTGTGATGCATGATAGCCATTTTCTGCTATGACTTCAACAGCTGCATCTAATATTTGTTTGTACTTCGGTTTGTTCTTCTTCATTGCAATATCTCCCTAAAAATGAATGAATGGTCATTCACCAACTATATTATAAATAATATGAGTTGGTGTCAACCAGTTCGATTGATTATTGTGTTTGTTGATTTGCAAGCTTCTCTTTTTCTTCATCAACAAGTTTTCTCCTTAAAATTTTACCTACTGCTGTCTTAGGCAGTTCTTCTCTAAACTCAT belongs to Halalkalibacillus sediminis and includes:
- a CDS encoding TetR/AcrR family transcriptional regulator, whose translation is MKKNKPKYKQILDAAVEVIAENGYHASQVSKIAKKAGVADGTIYLYFDNKEDILVSLFQEKMGQFIERIESVIDENDTADEKLYALIEMHFRQLAENHHLAIVTQLELRQSNKNLRMKINDVLKGYLALVDNILTQGMEEGTFHGHLNVKLVRQVIFGTLDEIVTNWVMKDQRYDLMEQAEEVHFVISNGLKIHSNKELA